A region of Carassius auratus strain Wakin chromosome 41, ASM336829v1, whole genome shotgun sequence DNA encodes the following proteins:
- the LOC113060222 gene encoding otoancorin-like — translation MGLYREVLLLSFLVHWATVASQGMKEMPISQSTIGFPRLPADFREMAKKLMSRCFMKGHQVPVMNNSLNSSYGKMMESPISIFPELLSSLAQSFLSHSNLQFNETAVEQESAWNIAEKMWNCTNMGHMIDLMRNSTEGPSCFMRAFMAPLSWMTIMQNGTDLNKEDLTKLLWVAKPFLETMPLSSFVLPVFSQSSQLAKMMKVFGEVFSILSEEQRNAIIGWVKERVAQNEFKCVLKAPVFRILPSGSLEKTIIRNGSSVKAKMNPMNVPRAERTQHSTNDAVPKCPPRMLWLKANVLTMMGPYLSRLSLEEAKTIPKEELCEFFRTPDFSPSFQNVSGMQPALGRTLFQRLKQECSSSDNFTHYMDRLGSLACFFDGAPSLNLNLSRKLLSQIDTCNNPEIDTVKRQLVQKILEKDDHSSSPEILLSLGSGVSVLPLSRLSRFTSEDLNNTLTSLSQAKWSPAQAKTLAKKLLEAAKNISGEKLLSLGTMVRGVSSSLLKNVKAEGLLGNEALKTMSEKMSSLQRTALLEAFRRDVNASELVKGLPDSLLSSLSLSILEKADLSSVDQLQGRGWTRAQSAFLLKKILGNSINLGELRKLGQAVQGVTCEMIEKINQTDVLEMAQILNESFAWLSRVQIRCTAQKIFASLEEQRPGYFTNINNSELQAIPSILLIHLPVEQIQNLSDVVCPAFMEKMKQVNLSSLPNSSPARYTLTKRAIGCLKGNVSDLSAAEVLTLGPLVCELDPAWISSLNPAALNSTLKALVSCQYIQQQHREHLFRLLTTTYGDPAYWSEEDMRVLGPLLLLNDTVIEKLPAKSWMKSYLSDLMDSLPSQPLVPLPKEFGSWFDLSALQRKLFELRTSSTLLNRRKRELVSTVTEPTLTYIEDLKQCNVYWTPTQLSKMTVQTFKDAVPTLGQITNYSTEQLAALRAKTLEAWQLVSMLNESQMSNLGCICQSFSADELAKLSIASLDTLETLTACNFTQTQRTAVWKAFERVAGISVAGLGHLEMVGLGQFICGLQPGQIDQLNSSSFREAVEALGRAPCPLNFRELLKEKAVAAFGKPKTWTEAQVSILGNIIAGLSAAELGSLNPTVLPFIQPSAIPLIPSERLAALSVSQLKALGPDNAAAVTEAQRAGLRVDQRAALDEAMGLKTAGTGSSTGISNPGSGGSVPLPLKGGAAVESKAGWVLLMQGIALLLFGNIL, via the exons ATGGGATTATACAGAGAGGTTCTGTTGCTCTCTTTTCTAGTCCACTGGGCTACAG TAGCATCCCAGGGTATGAAGGAGATGCCCATCAGCCAGTCAACAATAGGATTTCCGCGACTACCTGCAGACTTCAGGGAAATGGCCAAGAAACTG ATGAGCAGATGCTTCATGAAAG GTCACCAGGTGCCTGTAATGAACAATTCACTGAACAG CTCATATGGAAAGATGATGGAGAGCCCCATCTCTATTTTTCCAGAGCTTCTCTCCTCACTCGCTCAGTCTTTCCTCTCTCACTCCAACCTGCAGTTCAATGAAACGGCAGTAGAGCAGGAGTCAGCCTGG AACATTGCTGAGAAGATGTGGAACTGCACCAACATGGGTCATATGATTGATCTCATGAGGAATAGTACG GAAGGCCCTAGTTGTTTCATGCGGGCATTCATGGCTCCTCTTTCCTGGATGACGATCATGCAGAATGGAACAGACCTCAACAAAGAAGATCTAACAAAACTTTTATGGGTGGCTAAACCCTTCTTAGAAACAATGCCTCTGTCTAGCTTTGTGTTGCCGGTGTTTTCTCAAAGCTCTCAGTTGGCTAAAAT GATGAAGGTGTTTGGTGAGGTGTTCAGCATTCTGTCTGAGGAACAGAGGAATGCGATTATTGGCTGGGTCAAAGAGAGAGTTGcacaaaatgaatttaaatgcgTTCTGAAAGCACCTGTCTTCAGGATCCTGCCCTCTGGATCACTGGAAAAAACTATCATCC GAAATGGCTCATCAGTCAAGGCAAAGATGAATCCGATGAATGTTCCAAGAGCTGAAAGGACTCAACATTCAACGAATGATG CAGTCCCTAAATGCCCTCCCAGAATGCTCTGGCTGAAGGCTAACGTGTTGACAATGATGGGGCCTTACCTATCTCGGCTGTCTTTAGAGGAAGCAAAGACCATCCCTAAAGAAGAG ctatgtGAGTTTTTCAGGACTCCAGATTTTTCTCCGTCATTTCAAAATGTTAGTGGAATGCAGCCCGCTCTTGGCCGAACACTTTTTCAACGCTTGAAACAAGAGTGTTCCAGCAGTGACAATTTCACTCACTATATGGACAG GTTGGGCTCCCTGGCATGTTTCTTTGATGGTGCGCCGTCACTAAATCTGAATCTTAGTAGAAAACTGCTGTCTCAGATTGATACCTGTAACAACCCTGAAATAGACACG GTGAAAAGACAACTAGTACAGAAAATTCTGGAGAAAGATGACCATTCCTCCTCTCCTGAGATTCTGCTGTCTCTGGGATCCGGCGTTTCTGTCCTTCCTCTTTCCAGGCTGTCCCGCTTCACCTCTGAGGACCTGAACAACACCCTCACCAGCTTGAGTCAGGCCAAGTGGAGCCCAGCTCAAGCTAAGACTCTGGCTAAGAAACTGTTGGAAGCTGCTAAG AATATAAGTGGTGAGAAGTTGTTGTCTCTGGGTACGATGGTGAGAGGGGTGTCCAGTTCCCTCCTCAAGAATGTGAAGGCAGAAGGCCTGCTGGGAAATGAAGCCCTGAAAACTATGAGTGAGAAGATGTCCTCCCTACAAAGAACAGCACTATTGGAAGCG TTCCGTCGTGATGTAAATGCATCTGAACTGGTGAAGGGGTTGCCAgattctctcctctcttctctgtctctgtccatTCTGGAGAAGGCAGACCTCAGCTCTGTGGATCAGCTGCAGGGACGCGGCTGGACTCGTGCTCAA TCAGCATTCCTTCTGAAGAAGATTTTGGGTAATAGCATCAACCTTGGAGAATTACG GAAGCTGGGTCAGGCTGTACAGGGTGTCACTTGTGAAATGATTGAAAAAATCAATCAAACTGATGTTTTGGAAATGGCACAGATACTTAACGAATCCTTCGCATGGCTCTCCAGGGTTCAG ATTCGCTGTACAGCTCAAAAAATCTTTGCAAGTCTGGAGGAACAGAGGCCAGGATATTTCACGAACATTAACAACTCTGAGCTTCAGGCTATCCCATCGATACTACTTATCCATCTGCC AGTGGAGCAGATTCAAAACCTGTCAGATGTTGTGTGTCCTGCTTTCATGGAAAAGATGAAGCAAGTCAACCTGTCATCTCTGCCGAACAGCTCTCCAGCACGCTACACACTTACTAAAAGAGCCATCGGCTGCCTG AAGGGGAACGTGTCTGATCTTTCTGCGGCAGAGGTTTTGACTCTAGGCCCTCTGGTGTGTGAGTTAGACCCAGCTTGGATTTCCTCTCTGAACCCTGCAGCTCTGAACTCCACGCTGAAGGCTCTCGTATCCTGTCAGTATATCCAGCAACAGCACAGAGAGCATCTGTTCAGACTGCTTACAACCACCTACGG GGACCCTGCTTACTGGTCAGAGGAAGACATGAGGGTGCTTGGGCCACTTTTGTTACTTAATGACACTGTTATTGAAAAGCTGCCGGCCAAA AGCTGGATGAAGTCATATCTGTCAGACCTGATGGACAGTTTGCCCAGTCAGCCTTTGGTTCCTCTTCCCAAGGAGTTCGGCTCTTGGTTTGATCTCTCTGCACTTCAGCGCAAGCTTTTTGAGCTCAGAACGAGTAGCACACTACTGAACCGCAGGAAGCGTGAAT TGGTGTCCACCGTAACAGAGCCCACGCTCACTTATATTGAGGACCTCAAACAGTGCAATGTATACTGGACTCCCACCCAGCTCAGTAAAATGACTGTGCAGACTTTCAAAGATGCTGTGCCAACATTAGGACAGATAACCAATTACAGCACAGAACAACTGGCTGCACTCAGAGCAAAAACTCTGgag GCATGGCAACTTGTTTCCATGTTGAATGAGTCCCAGATGTCTAATCTGGGCTGCATCTGCCAGAGCTTCAGTGCTGATGAGCTGGCCAAGCTCAGCATTGCTTCACTGGACACACTGGAGACACTGACTGCTTGCAACTTTACACAGACAcag AGGACAGCCGTCTGGAAGGCCTTTGAAAGGGTGGCTGGAATCAGTGTGGCTGGACTAGGACATCTGGAAATGGTGGGACTGGGACAGTTCATCTGTGGTCTACAACCTGGCCAGATTGATCAGCTCAATTCCTCCAGCTTCAG ggaGGCAGTAGAGGCGCTCGGTCGTGCTCCTTGTCCTCTGAACTTTAGAGAGCTTCTGAAGGAAAAAGCAGTGGCTGCATTTGGGAAACCAAAAACCTGGACTGAAGCTCAAGTCAGCATTCTGGGCAACATCATTG CTGGTTTAAGTGCTGCTGAGCTGGGAAGTCTAAATCCAACCGTCCTGCCATTCATTCAGCCGTCCGCCATCCCTCTCATACCTTCAGAACGCTTAGCT GCATTGTCGGTCAGCCAGTTGAAGGCTTTGGGTCCTGACAATGCTGCTGCGGTAACAGAGGCTCAGCGTGCAGGCCTCAGGGTCGATCAAAGGGCCGCACTGGATGAAGCCATGGGACTGAAAACTGCAGGCACTGGAAGCTCCACTGGAATCTCCAATCCAGGCTCTGGTGGATCAGTCCCACTGCCACTAAAAGGAG GTGCAGCAGTAGAGAGCAAGGCAGGATGGGTCCTCCTCATGCAGGGCATTGCACTGCTGTTGTTTGGAAACATTCTCTAA